The proteins below are encoded in one region of Bacillus vallismortis:
- the fliM gene encoding flagellar motor switch protein FliM, whose product MSGEVLSQNEIDALLSAISTGEMDAEELKKEEKEKKVKVYDFKRALRFSKDQIRSLTRIHDNFARLLTTHFSAQLRTYIHISVSSVDQVPYEEFIRSIPNMTILNLFDVHPMEGRVMMEVNPTIAYTMMDRVMGGIGLSHNKVDSLTEIETKIISNLFENALGNYKEAWQSIADIEPEMTEFEVNPQFVQMVSPNETVVVISLNTQIGEISGVINLCIPHIVLEPLIPKLSVHYWMQSDRNEPKPEETKSLEKRIMTAQIPVVAELGTSELTIEEFLSLEVGDCITLDNSVTDPLTVLVGDKPKFLGQAGRVNRKQAVQILDHDLRGEQDGE is encoded by the coding sequence ATGTCAGGAGAAGTTCTCTCCCAAAATGAAATAGATGCACTGCTTTCCGCAATATCAACTGGTGAAATGGACGCTGAAGAGCTGAAAAAAGAAGAAAAAGAGAAGAAAGTGAAGGTCTATGATTTCAAACGTGCGCTGCGGTTTTCTAAGGATCAGATCCGCAGTTTAACGAGAATACATGACAATTTTGCAAGACTTTTAACGACTCACTTTTCTGCTCAGCTCAGAACCTATATTCATATATCTGTCAGTTCAGTTGACCAGGTCCCGTATGAGGAATTTATCAGGTCAATACCGAATATGACGATCCTGAATCTGTTTGACGTCCATCCAATGGAAGGCAGAGTTATGATGGAGGTTAATCCGACTATCGCTTATACGATGATGGATCGAGTAATGGGCGGTATTGGACTCAGTCATAATAAGGTAGACAGCTTGACAGAAATTGAAACAAAAATCATTTCTAATTTATTTGAAAATGCACTGGGAAATTATAAAGAAGCTTGGCAGTCAATTGCTGATATTGAACCGGAAATGACTGAGTTTGAGGTGAATCCGCAATTCGTTCAGATGGTGTCTCCTAATGAAACGGTCGTGGTGATCTCACTCAATACCCAAATCGGTGAAATCAGTGGTGTCATTAATCTTTGTATCCCGCACATTGTCCTCGAGCCGCTCATACCGAAGCTTTCGGTCCACTATTGGATGCAATCAGATAGAAACGAGCCGAAGCCTGAGGAAACAAAGTCGCTTGAAAAACGTATCATGACAGCACAAATACCTGTCGTGGCCGAACTCGGCACATCTGAACTGACAATAGAAGAGTTTTTAAGTTTAGAAGTCGGAGACTGCATAACTTTGGACAATTCAGTCACGGATCCTCTTACTGTATTGGTCGGAGATAAGCCGAAATTTTTAGGACAAGCCGGCCGGGTGAATCGAAAGCAGGCAGTGCAAATTTTAGATCACGACCTAAGAGGTGAACAAGATGGAGAATAA
- the flgG gene encoding flagellar basal body rod protein FlgG: MLRSLYSGISGMKNFQTKLDVIGNNIANVNTVGFKKSRVTFKDMVSQTIAGGSAAGGAIGGTNSKQIGLGSSSGTIDTIHSTSATQSTGRTLDLAIDGDGYFQIDTGDGTVYTRAGNFYLDNTGTLVTGDGYHVLNMTGGTIQIPLDAQSFSIGSDGNVSIVDAGGQTQDGGQIGVVTFANSDGLDKIGNNLYRESLNSGAASAANQPGDGGTGSLKSGFLEMSNVDLTDEFTEMIVAQRGFQSNSKIITTSDEILQELVNLKR; encoded by the coding sequence ATGTTACGTTCACTTTATTCTGGAATCAGCGGTATGAAAAACTTTCAAACAAAGCTTGATGTTATCGGCAACAACATCGCCAACGTGAATACAGTAGGATTCAAAAAGAGCCGCGTTACCTTTAAAGATATGGTAAGCCAAACGATTGCCGGCGGTTCTGCGGCTGGAGGGGCAATTGGAGGTACGAACTCTAAGCAGATCGGTTTAGGTTCATCATCCGGCACAATTGATACCATTCATTCAACAAGCGCAACACAAAGCACAGGAAGAACCCTTGATTTAGCGATTGACGGCGACGGTTACTTTCAAATTGATACAGGCGACGGAACAGTTTATACACGAGCAGGAAACTTTTATTTAGATAATACAGGAACACTTGTTACTGGTGATGGCTACCATGTGTTAAATATGACTGGGGGAACGATTCAAATCCCTCTTGATGCACAAAGCTTCAGCATCGGTTCTGATGGAAACGTATCAATCGTTGATGCAGGCGGCCAAACACAAGATGGCGGACAAATCGGGGTTGTTACTTTTGCAAACAGCGATGGTTTAGATAAAATCGGAAACAATTTATACCGTGAATCTCTAAACTCTGGAGCGGCCAGTGCAGCCAACCAGCCTGGCGATGGCGGAACAGGTTCTCTTAAGTCAGGATTTCTCGAAATGTCTAACGTTGATTTAACTGACGAATTTACTGAAATGATTGTTGCCCAGCGCGGATTCCAATCAAACTCAAAAATTATTACAACATCAGATGAAATCCTTCAGGAACTGGTTAACCTTAAACGTTAA
- the swrD gene encoding swarming motility protein SwrD, which produces MIKVTRLNGQPFTLNALFIEQIECFPDTTITLSNGKKFVVKEDEEAVMEKIASFYRKIQIFSMDQGIEEPE; this is translated from the coding sequence ATGATTAAAGTAACCCGTTTAAATGGGCAGCCCTTTACACTGAATGCGCTGTTTATAGAACAGATTGAATGCTTTCCGGATACGACTATCACTCTTTCAAATGGCAAGAAGTTTGTCGTAAAAGAAGATGAAGAAGCTGTTATGGAAAAGATCGCATCTTTCTACCGAAAAATACAAATATTTTCAATGGATCAAGGAATAGAGGAACCAGAATGA
- the fliY gene encoding flagellar motor switch phosphatase FliY — protein sequence MENNRLSQDEIDALLNGTGSTPDEPEAPEVHDLSEMERDAIGEIGNISFGSSATALSTLLNQKVDITTPSVAVIPKSKISDAFPEPYVAIEVNYTEGFSGSNLLVVEQNDAAIIADLMMGGDGKGADPSLGEIHLSAVQEAMNQMMGSAATSMSTVFSKKIDISPPRVELLDVTEEKGTDRIPDDEMLVKVSFNLKVGDLIDSSIMQLYPLSFAKDLIANLMNTESAEEETAPQPDVTYEQPKAPVTPEPRMEPQQQQQQQPKRQGTPKKAAPVQVSPVEFSAFDPNEASQAPVNNLDMLLDIPLSITVELGRTKRSVKEILELSAGSIIELDKLAGEPVDILVNRRIVAKGEVVVIEENFGVRVTDILSQAERINNLK from the coding sequence ATGGAGAATAATAGATTATCTCAAGATGAGATTGACGCGCTTCTTAACGGTACTGGCAGTACGCCGGATGAGCCAGAGGCTCCGGAAGTACATGACTTATCGGAAATGGAGCGTGATGCGATCGGTGAAATCGGGAATATTTCATTCGGCAGTTCTGCGACAGCCTTGTCAACGCTTTTAAATCAAAAAGTCGATATTACGACTCCGAGTGTAGCTGTCATTCCTAAAAGTAAAATCAGCGATGCATTTCCTGAACCGTACGTAGCGATTGAAGTGAATTATACGGAGGGCTTCAGCGGCAGCAACCTGCTGGTCGTGGAACAAAATGACGCGGCAATTATCGCTGACTTAATGATGGGAGGAGACGGAAAAGGCGCGGACCCTTCACTGGGTGAAATCCATTTAAGCGCGGTTCAAGAAGCAATGAACCAAATGATGGGATCAGCCGCCACATCAATGTCTACTGTATTCAGCAAAAAAATTGATATTTCACCGCCTCGGGTTGAATTGCTCGATGTTACTGAAGAAAAGGGAACAGACCGCATACCTGATGATGAAATGCTGGTGAAAGTGTCTTTCAACTTAAAGGTGGGAGATTTAATAGATTCCAGTATTATGCAGCTGTACCCGCTGTCATTTGCAAAAGATTTAATTGCAAATCTGATGAACACAGAAAGTGCAGAGGAAGAAACAGCGCCGCAGCCTGATGTTACATATGAGCAGCCGAAAGCGCCTGTGACGCCAGAGCCGCGTATGGAACCGCAGCAGCAACAGCAGCAACAGCCAAAAAGGCAGGGAACACCAAAAAAAGCAGCACCAGTTCAGGTTTCGCCAGTGGAATTTTCCGCGTTTGATCCCAATGAGGCTTCTCAGGCCCCTGTAAACAACCTGGATATGCTTTTGGACATTCCGCTTTCAATCACTGTTGAGCTTGGCAGAACGAAGAGAAGTGTAAAAGAGATTTTGGAGCTTTCTGCCGGAAGTATTATTGAGCTTGATAAATTAGCCGGTGAGCCGGTAGATATTTTAGTGAATCGGCGTATCGTTGCCAAAGGCGAAGTCGTTGTCATTGAAGAAAACTTCGGTGTAAGAGTCACTGACATTTTAAGCCAGGCAGAGCGCATTAATAATTTAAAATAA
- the flgD gene encoding flagellar hook assembly protein FlgD, with the protein MTSISSEYKLPEKTSTVSTNNSSLGKDEFLKILMTQVQNQDPLNPVDDKEFISQMATFSSLEQMVNLNTTMTQFVENQDPFTAYLDWMGKEVSWTADGSATEKTGTVSSVKQSKGKYYLVLNDGTEISPSHVLAVAQSSK; encoded by the coding sequence ATGACTTCTATCAGTTCAGAATATAAACTGCCTGAAAAAACAAGCACCGTGTCAACTAACAATAGCAGCTTAGGGAAAGATGAGTTCTTGAAAATATTAATGACCCAAGTCCAAAACCAAGATCCGCTCAACCCGGTTGATGACAAAGAATTTATCAGCCAGATGGCGACTTTTTCAAGCTTGGAGCAAATGGTGAATCTAAATACTACAATGACTCAATTCGTCGAAAACCAAGATCCGTTCACCGCGTATCTTGATTGGATGGGGAAAGAAGTTTCTTGGACTGCTGACGGAAGTGCAACAGAAAAAACAGGCACAGTAAGCTCAGTAAAACAGTCAAAAGGAAAATATTATCTCGTTCTTAATGATGGTACTGAAATCAGCCCGTCTCATGTGTTGGCTGTAGCACAGTCTTCTAAATAA
- the fliL gene encoding flagellar basal body-associated protein FliL, which yields MKNKLMIILLIMLIVIGALGAAAYFVLGGESEDSKAEKSIDEIVASSVDVEEITTNLKSDNIIRLAIKLETDSDKSKEELEKRDFQVKDAVISLLADTNANAIEGDKGKEAFKKELKDKINSYLQEGKVEKVYITSFNLQ from the coding sequence ATGAAGAATAAATTAATGATCATTTTACTAATTATGCTTATCGTAATTGGTGCTCTTGGGGCGGCAGCTTATTTTGTGCTAGGCGGTGAGTCCGAAGATAGTAAAGCGGAAAAAAGTATTGACGAAATCGTTGCATCTTCTGTCGATGTAGAAGAGATTACAACCAATTTAAAGTCCGATAACATTATCCGACTTGCTATTAAGCTTGAAACTGATTCTGATAAATCAAAAGAAGAACTTGAGAAACGTGATTTTCAAGTGAAGGACGCTGTAATATCATTGCTGGCTGATACGAATGCTAATGCGATTGAGGGAGACAAGGGAAAAGAAGCCTTTAAGAAGGAACTAAAAGATAAAATCAATAGCTACCTCCAAGAAGGAAAAGTAGAAAAAGTGTATATTACCTCCTTTAATCTGCAATAA